The Scyliorhinus canicula chromosome 10, sScyCan1.1, whole genome shotgun sequence genomic interval CCTTCTTATTCATTCAGTCGCATCAAGGCTCATGACGATTGTAGAGATTaagctgtctgtctctctctgtctctccccggcAAGTACCACCGCGTTTAGGAGCCGGTCAGTGAAAtcgagaaacaaaaaaaaaagataaactcATCCTTCAAACAGTCAAACCGAAATAGCACTAGACTCGGCTCTATGTCTTATAAAGTGGGATTCAATAGTTATAAATAGTGAAATGATATATTGGCATAAAATATACAGCCCATATAAATGAAGACAATTAATCTGAACTATTCTTGTCTAATATCCAAAACATGCAAACATTATATTTGTCGCTGTTTTGAACTCATACAGGTTATATTATTCATTTACAACTGCTGGTGAAAACCCTGCTATATTCCTGCTGGTGGACTGAGATCATGGTTACATCAAGAAGACACAACTGTTACCGTATCTTCTAACAGCAGACAGGAGCTCTGCGTTGTGGAATAGATTAGGAAGATTAATAAATTCTCTATCTTTTCCACCAATTCTCTGCGGAAAAATTTAACCATATGGAGGGCGCGAATTAGAATTTCATCACATTAGAGCAAAATGTAATGAAAAGAGTCGAACACCTGGGGCCAACTCTGAAAGACACAATTAAAAGGGTTTTAATGAAACCAGGGGAACAAATACATTGGTACCTCCAGTTATTCTGACACATAGATTGATTTGCTGGAGGTCCTGTGCAACAGTACTCGAGACTGATGTCACAAGAATGAAAAGCTGCTACTAAACGCTCGGCGCCATCAAGGAAGATTAAAATCAAACAGAATAGTCAGAAATGAGTTTGTACTCTTTCTGTTCTGctcggggtgtgtgtgtctgtgtgtgtgtgtggggggggggggggggcttaaataCACCTCGGCAGTTTCCTGCTCCGGTTTTATATTGGCCAGCTCTGTGTGATCGGGTCTAAGAGATGGGGAGTCGACTTGTCGGACTGGAGCATTAAGTGTGCTCATTGATGGGTGAAAGTTGCCACACATGTCAACGCGAGGCATTTGTTCGTTTTCTAACGGGACAAAAAAGCCTTGAAAACATATGCGTTAAGTTGTGTATACAGATGGCTGGAGGGATAATGGACGGAGCGGCACCTCTGTAGGCTGTGGCTGTGTGTTGTTATATGTATAAAGTGCATGTGTACACCCTGTAACCGCGGGCTGGAGAGTTCCTCTCCATTCAAACAGTGCAGTTAGGCAGAGGGGGAGATCTCGCCTGCTAGATTGTTTGTTACCGTTTTAATCCTATTAATTAAAACGTTAACCTGATTGGTGGAAGCTCGGTCCCAACAGGCAACCCTTCATAATAACCTGCTCGGAGATAATGATGTAAAAGACTCCCGTCTGCTGATCGCCACGGAAATATCTTGAAGGTGAATCCAAGCAGATAAGCGTTACGAGGTGCTCATCATCATCACCATCATCactaacaacagcagcagcagcagcagcggcacAGATCACAGGGTTAAAAAAAGTGCAGGCATCACCATCAAGTGGCGAAAAGATCAAAGCGAGGACAAGTTGAGATCTTAAAAGAGTAGTTtatgcaacaacaacaaaatcccAGCCAACGGACTTGATCTGGCGAGAATGGAAAGAAGCCTCCACCTCAATGCATCGCATGAGGATCTTTTCCACCAAACTCTCAGCGCCtcggccaaaaggctggagagcACTTTCCGCCCGGCCGCCGCTCTTGAGCTCTCCCTGGCCGAGCCCCAGTCCCCGATGGTGTGCTTCGAGCAAGCGGAGCCCGAGCCTGTGGCTCAGCAGCCGGGGGCAGAAGGGATCCGGGCTGGCAGCGGCAAGTACAGCGAGCAGCATGTCACCTCGTGCCGGGAGAGCAGCGGCGGCGACCAGAGTGTGGACGATGACAGCGACGAGCGCTGTGAGCTGCTGCTACTCCGGCAGAGCGGCTCGGAGCGGCCCGGCTCGCTGGCCGGCGTGGCCAAAGTGGACGGGGGCACGGGCGCcaagaagaacaaggagcagcGAGCCCTGCGGCTCAGCATCAACGCCCGGGAGAGGAGGCGGATGCACGACTTAAACGATGCGCTGGACGAGCTGAGGTCGGTCATCCCTTACGCCCACAGCCCGTCCGTCAGGAAGCTCTCCAAGATCGCCACTCTGCTGCTGGCAAAGAACTACATCCTGATGCAGGCTCAGGCGCTGGAGGAGATGAGGAGGCTGGTGGCGTACCTCAACCAGGGCCAGAGCTTGCCGGCAGCGCTGCCCTCCTCCGTCgccgccctcacccccagcctGGGAGCCTACGAGCAAGCGGCGGCCGGCGGCTACCCGTTCACAGCCAGCAGCCTGGCGGTGGCAGCAGCGGCGGCCACTTGCCCAGACAAGTGCGCCTCCACCACCACTCTTTACAACAATGTCACATCCAGTCTCTGTAAACAGTGCAGCGACAAGCCTTAAATAAACCcgcttcttttttgttttatttaggAAAAAGGGACCATTTGCATCGCGAGgggcaaaaaacaaacaaacaaatggaAATCAACAACAAAACCAGACTAAAGTCACCCGGGACGgactttgttgttgttgtttggaGGTTATGTCTAGAACTGACTATTTGTACATAAATACTGTTGGAAAAGTTTGGGCGAGGaactggggagagagaggatcaacaaaaaaaaagtttttgtttGGAACggtgcatctttgggttttgaAAGGGTTGATGATTTGGACAATTCCACGCTTTTAAAAACCGCCCCAGCCTCAGCAATATTTGTTGGTTCAAAGGTTCCATCAGTATTAGTAGCTACTATGGATTATTTGTATTAGCTTCATCCAATGCTATCTAAACAGAATCTGACTGCTATGATTACGGCTGCAACACAGCTAAATTCCAGGCTGCACCCGTTCACTGTTCTTCAAACTGTCCTCCCAGTAGAACTCGATCTCCAAGCGGGCCATACGACCATGTGTTCCccttttgtatgtgtgtgttttctAGATATACACATCACCATTGGAAAGGTAATGGAAGGGAAGCTCCGAAATCAATTATTTATTGTGACAAAGGAATTAGATGTCAATTTATTTCTTAACTGTGAACGAGTCGGCTTTTATAGGAAAAGGGGGTTTATGATACTGTAACATTACACGGTTTTATTTGTGTTTCAGGTCTCTGTACAGATTGAGAtgtgtttaaaatatttttgttacGTTTCTTATGACAAAAACGCTATTTACCCAAAGTGAGCTTTTTGTTTGCATGACGGCACAGTGCCTGTCCATCtgcaatatataaatatataaatatcaTATAAAGTATGTATAAAACGGACTTGCGATGTTTTTACTGCTGTCGTGTGTTTGATTTGCAGTTTGTGCGAACTCTGGTTGACAGGTTGGTACCACTGCCTGCCTGAAAGGGTCTCTTGGCAGCTCATGATGTATGAGAGTGATGATGTACAAGTCTGGCGCTGATTATAATATATAACCATTTGTATGTGTTATCCGTGTTGGAAGACAAATTTATTAAACATATTTTGAACAAACGACATCTATCCAATTTCTACTTCATAAGCAATTTAGGAAGTAGCATGAGTGGCCCAGGTTAGGTAATGCATCATGTGAAGGCTCCGACGTGCGGTATTAAACCGTGGTAATGGCCTTTTAAGTGAAATAATCGTTGCACGAGGAAAGAAAATGATGGTCACTCGTACACAAAGCAAGGACTTGCGAGAAATTCTGACGGGCTGTTCGGCAGATAGGCTACGATTCTCTCCCTCCTTTCAAGTCTAGAATTTCGAAAAACAGAAACATCTTTACTggggaaaaaaatgtttgaagGCGTAACTGAACAAAATCTTGAATAACGACATATGGCGTGGATCTGAATTGTACTCTTCCACTTGATGGGACTTTgcataattccccccccccccccccccccccccgttatttCTTGGTCCATTGGTGAATCCTTAGAACCAGTTCCAGTGAGAAATGTGctaaccctttttaaaaaaaaactgccctACTCCGGTACACGAGCCACACAAAGAGTGGCAGGATAAACTCCAGATACTGGAGTCTGGTTGACCGGGTTCAAAGGCAGAGGTGTCCATACTGTTTTAATATTCAACATAGCTGTTTGTGCTCAGTCCCCAACCATATGCCTGTGACGACGCTAAACGTGGTCGGCCTGGAATGAATGTTTTCTGCTCCACTTACTATCAAAAGATTAATCAGAACCTGTAACTTTTCAGGAAACATAACAGTGCCACAAAGCAATAGCACGGCAGCCGACACAGAAGGGTTCACTAGCCCGAGGCCAAATGAAATGTCTCTCAGCATTAGATTACAAAGCCTCGGTGCACCTAATTATGATTATTAAAACAATTTCCATGACGATGTCTAATATTATGTTAATTTGAAAACAACTGTGTATGAAAACTGTCGACTATAATACCTAAATTCATTTAATGAAACACATCGTTAAGGCAATTAAACCTCCTGGATGTGATTAAGGAACATAATTGCGACACTGTTCATTGCCATAATTGGGTGTCTTTAATCAAGGGGTATAGTGAGGAGCAACACTGCCATTACTTTGTATTGTCCTCACTCTGCTGTCCATCACTCTGGTTATGGATTTCTCCCAGTCACAGGACTTTTGCATAATAAAGTAATTGGATAATGTTGAAGCAAGATTCGCTGCCTCGCATTTTATTGCTGTACCCGTCCTGAATAATTGTCCTTTTATTAATGCCCTTCCACCCAAGTAAAACTGGACAAATGCTCGAAAAGAGTTAAATCCTTGCCAGTTCAGCTGCAGTGTTATAATAATTATCATCGTTATTCACAATGCGAGTGACAAGTCTTCAATACTTTTCAAATCAATACAGATTGTCTAAGTTAAGTGTACATCGGTCGTGTATGTTACAGGTTTGAAGGCTGCTGATTGAACTGATAAAGCGCGAGTGATGCCAGGTCCTTGTGTTTGACCGCAGTCATTACATCAACATTCAGCGAATACCGCAGAGAATTGCCACAACAAAGtaacacccgggggggggggcagaaatatACCAAACATTCCATTGTCACGTAAAAACTGGGGGTAGAAATATACCAAACATTCCACTATCACATAAAAACTGGGGGTAGAAATATACCAAACATTCCATTGTCACGTAAAAACTGGGGGTAGAAATATACCAAACATTCCACTATCACATAAAAACTGGGGGTAGAAATATACCAAACATTCCACTATCACGTAAAAACTGGGGGTAGAAATATACCAAACATTCCACTATCACGTAAAAACTGCAGCAACATTTACAAGTAAAACCATTATTTACCTCAAGTGTTAACATTACAATGTTTAAACTTTGAAACACCACACACTTTAAAACGTAGAATTCAAACTTGAATAACTAAATGTTATATCATGTTGCCAAGGTCAATTTGTTTCCATTTGCGACTTTTTATAATCTTTAGCTGTTTTTTCCCTATATGCTGGGATCACAAGTACTAGCTTCACCGCTTCAGCTACGTATAGTGTGCACATGAATACTTTAGAGACGCAATTGGGTTATCGGATCATTACACCAGAGATGGCTGTATCTAAATGTGGCTTagccaatatttatttttctaCTGTTGTGCTTTATTACTTTCACGTTgagttttttgtttaatttaaatcACCAGAACATTTAAGCCTATTATTCCTTCGAGGTTACAACAGAGTTCCTGGCCGAAGAGCGATTCTAATCCTATGGCTGTCCCAGCGTGAGTGACATTGACTTTCATAATGTAATGACTTATGAAAGATATAATCATGTGTTAAATTGAATCCTCAGTTTAACTGTTAATGGTGTGCTCAGGGCACATTTACGTATTAGATGCTATGGTAACTAATTACAGCACCGCTGGAAAAAAAGAGGCGATAATGCACTTTCAGACTTTGAGAAATAATTACCAGGATTCACATTTTGACGAGCCACAGTTAGCATCACTAGCGTTAGAATTGCAATGTAGTATAGGATAATGGATGTCAACGTTACTCTGCCTCCTTGACAATATACTTTAGCGCTGTGACAATGAAGGAGCGATTG includes:
- the bhlhe22 gene encoding class E basic helix-loop-helix protein 22 isoform X1 encodes the protein MERSLHLNASHEDLFHQTLSASAKRLESTFRPAAALELSLAEPQSPMVCFEQAEPEPVAQQPGAEGIRAGSGKYSEQHVTSCRESSGGDQSVDDDSDERCELLLLRQSGSERPGSLAGVAKVDGGTGAKKNKEQRALRLSINARERRRMHDLNDALDELRSVIPYAHSPSVRKLSKIATLLLAKNYILMQAQALEEMRRLVAYLNQGQSLPAALPSSVAALTPSLGAYEQAAAGGYPFTASSLAVAAAAATCPDKCASTTTLYNNVTSSLCKQCSDKP
- the bhlhe22 gene encoding class E basic helix-loop-helix protein 22 isoform X2; the encoded protein is MERSLHLNASHEDLFHQTLSASAKRLESTFRPAAALELSLAEPQSPMVCFEQAEPEPVAQQPGAEGIRAGSGKYSEQHVTSCRESSGGDQSVDDDSDERCELLLLRQSGSERPGSLAGVAKVDGGTGAKKNKEQRALRLSINARERRRMHDLNDALDELRKKGPFASRGAKNKQTNGNQQQNQTKVTRDGLCCCCLEVMSRTDYLYINTVGKVWARNWGERGSTKKKFLFGTVHLWVLKGLMIWTIPRF